The sequence ATAACTGAAACGTGTGTTAGATATAGAAATACACTTGCTATTATTTGAGTGGAGGACTACTCGGATCTCACTTAGTAATTTTGTAATATAATCGTACCAATTTGTTTTTTTGTTAACTTACGTATGTGAATATTATATCTTTATTAATATAATATTCATACTTATATGCTAATATTAATAATTATCTTTGATAAACTAGGGAATTTATTATGAAAAAAGTTTATGAAAATTATTTAAGCGTTCAAAAGCCTCATTATCCTCAGATTATTCAGAATCCTGCAAGTACTATTCATAGATCAATAGGGCATGACGCGAATGAAAAGTGGGGTGAACAAATAGAAGCCATAGGTAAGGCTATAGGAAGCCTCTTCGGATCTCCAACGCATATGTCTTACTTTTACCCATAACTTTGAGAAGTTATTATGTGAAGCATAACCATGCTCTCTCTAAGATTTTCATAGCCTCGCCATAGAGTCATACTTCCTGGTAAATTATCACCTTTTCTATTCATAAACCCACCTAATTTTCCTAACCAAATAATAGCTTGTTTTATGTTTGGAGGTTCTTCGGGCAATGTGGCCACTTGATGCTCACGTATGTAAAGAGCTTTCCACTCTTCATTGCTTAGAACCTTAGTGCAAGCCTCCATAGGATGCGATAAAGCCACTTTTGTTAAATATAAAATTTTAAATGTAATAATGCTCTTTATAGCAATTAATTTCTGTAGCCTTTCCTTTGTAGTTAAACGAGAGCTTTCTATTTTACATCCTGATTTTAAAATTCTAAAGTATTCTTCAATTTTCCATCGTAGCTTATACCAATTTATCCTTTCTATGGCATCTAAAGTGCTATTAACT is a genomic window of Wolbachia endosymbiont of Folsomia candida containing:
- a CDS encoding IS4 family transposase; this translates as MTFTLKETINNVSKDVQLVTLGDREADIFKFLWIAESLGSFYVIRNRANRKFICTEEGKTDLQTRIAQLPVKEKIVLEVAKNGHQKSRKANIEVKYMKGYIPIRAPYIYGSKDTAHKISDKVAVYVVSAKEMDPPKGVEAIDWTLLTNVPVNSTLDAIERINWYKLRWKIEEYFRILKSGCKIESSRLTTKERLQKLIAIKSIITFKILYLTKVALSHPMEACTKVLSNEEWKALYIREHQVATLPEEPPNIKQAIIWLGKLGGFMNRKGDNLPGSMTLWRGYENLRESMVMLHIITSQSYG